One stretch of Candidatus Cloacimonadota bacterium DNA includes these proteins:
- a CDS encoding phage major capsid protein: MGKINDMRAQRAKTWEQAKAFLDSRRNEKGILGAEDRATYERMEAEIVDLGAEIERQERIEAYERELNAHVGSPITSRPETAAKGEKKGGRASDEYRQAFWNHLRRRENAPELRNALQVGTDSEGGYLVPDEFEHTLIEALQEENIFRSIARIIQTSSGDRKIPISASKGEAAWIDEEGAYPESDDSFGQVSISAYKLGTIIKVSEELINDSVFDIEGYIAREYARRIGAKEEAACFTGDGTGKPLGILATSGGAQVGVTAASAAALSCDEVIDLYHALRSPYRKNAVWLTNDSTIKALRKLKDGNGQYIWQPSLTAGTPDTILSRPVKTSAYMPEIAAGAKTLAFGDFSYYWIADRQGRTFKRLGELFAPTGQVGFLGSQRVDGRLILPEAVKVLVQKA; the protein is encoded by the coding sequence ATGGGCAAGATCAACGACATGCGCGCACAGCGCGCGAAGACCTGGGAACAGGCCAAGGCATTCCTCGATTCCAGGCGCAACGAAAAGGGCATCCTGGGCGCCGAGGACAGGGCGACCTACGAACGGATGGAGGCGGAGATCGTGGACCTCGGAGCCGAGATCGAGAGGCAGGAACGCATCGAGGCATACGAGCGAGAGCTGAACGCACACGTGGGCTCTCCCATCACCAGCCGCCCCGAGACCGCTGCCAAGGGCGAGAAGAAGGGGGGCCGTGCAAGCGACGAGTACCGCCAGGCATTCTGGAACCACCTGCGCCGCCGCGAGAACGCACCTGAACTGCGCAACGCCCTGCAGGTGGGAACCGACAGCGAGGGCGGATACCTGGTTCCCGACGAGTTCGAGCACACCCTCATCGAGGCGCTTCAGGAGGAGAACATCTTCCGCTCGATCGCACGCATCATCCAGACCTCCAGCGGCGACCGCAAGATTCCCATCAGTGCCTCCAAGGGCGAGGCTGCATGGATCGACGAGGAGGGAGCATATCCGGAGAGCGATGACTCCTTCGGGCAGGTATCCATCAGCGCCTACAAGCTGGGCACGATCATCAAGGTGAGCGAGGAGCTGATCAACGACAGCGTGTTCGACATCGAGGGATACATCGCACGCGAGTACGCGCGTCGCATCGGGGCCAAGGAAGAGGCGGCCTGCTTCACCGGCGACGGGACCGGAAAGCCGCTGGGCATCCTTGCAACAAGCGGAGGTGCGCAGGTGGGAGTGACGGCGGCATCGGCTGCAGCCCTCAGCTGCGACGAGGTCATCGACCTGTACCATGCGCTTCGCTCCCCCTACCGCAAGAACGCGGTGTGGCTGACCAACGACTCGACGATCAAGGCGCTGAGAAAGCTCAAGGACGGCAACGGGCAGTACATCTGGCAGCCCTCGCTGACTGCGGGCACCCCCGACACCATCCTCAGCCGGCCTGTGAAGACCTCGGCCTACATGCCCGAGATCGCAGCAGGGGCGAAGACGCTGGCCTTCGGGGACTTCTCGTACTACTGGATCGCCGACCGCCAGGGCAGGACCTTCAAGCGCCTGGGCGAGCTGTTCGCCCCCACCGGCCAGGTTGGCTTTCTGGGCAGCCAGCGCGTGGACGGGCGCCTGATCCTTCCCGAGGCCGTCAAGGTCCTCGTGCAGAAGGCCTAG